The Trichoderma atroviride chromosome 5, complete sequence genome contains a region encoding:
- a CDS encoding uncharacterized protein (EggNog:ENOG41~MEROPS:MER0035041) yields the protein MLPKTPNLPHATFSGVARINNVNLWYALFGPPIDSGRIPVLFLHGGKINSNWWGLQIKHVAEKGYPVIALDTRGHGRSSDDDTVSFSYDLFADDTAALLAYLKVPRASVTGWSDGANTALSLAMRYGDKIDRALIFGANYQPDQVNIEGMLAIPFLDDVKSRMKLEYEALSPHPGKFESFMAKMGLMQGALPNWNEQSFAQIRTRLEDPIHAPLMWIVDGASEEIIPRRVFREIRDMIPGSTQIVVRVGHFGPLQDPDAFNALLDRWLGENR from the coding sequence ATGTTACCCAAAACACCAAATTTACCACATGCGACCTTCTCTGGAGTTGCTCGAATCAACAACGTCAATCTCTGGTATGCTTTGTTCGGGCCTCCGATAGATAGCGGCCGAATCCCCGTACTTTTCCTGCATGGGGGCAAGATCAATTCCAATTGGTGGGGTCTCCAGATCAAGCATGTTGCTGAAAAAGGATATCCGGTGATTGCACTCGATACAAGAGGCCATGGTCGCTCCAGCGACGATGATACAGTATCGTTCTCATACGACTTGTTTGCAGATGATACAGCAGCTTTACTGGCATATCTCAAGGTGCCAAGGGCTTCCGTTACTGGTTGGTCAGACGGCGCCAACACAGCTCTTTCTTTGGCCATGCGCTATGGCGATAAAATAGACCGCGCGTTAATATTCGGTGCGAATTACCAACCCGATCAAGTTAATATTGAAGGGATGCTAGCCATCCCTTTCCTGGACGATGTAAAAAGCCGGATGAAATTGGAATATGAAGCTCTATCTCCGCATCCGGGCAAGTTCGAGAGCTTTATGGCAAAGATGGGTTTGATGCAAGGCGCACTTCCAAACTGGAATGAGCAATCTTTTGCGCAAATAAGGACTCGACTGGAAGATCCTATTCATGCACCTCTTATGTGGATTGTTGATGGAGCTTCGGAAGAAATCATTCCCCGGAGAGTTTTTCGCGAAATAAGAGACATGATCCCGGGGTCTACTCAAATTGTGGTACGCGTTGGACATTTCGGCCCACTTCAAGACCCAGATGCTTTCAATGCTCTTCTTGACCGTTGGCTAGGAGAAAATCGATGA
- a CDS encoding uncharacterized protein (EggNog:ENOG41~MEROPS:MER0000432) — MGDIYFAEMATRPNTLGLALYDNPIGQLSWLAEKFILWSDPRRGTGPSTLTNNEILKHVSLYYLSKTFITASYIYEQNPTVLSSAYPYRKAKTSSPLLFTDFPYNIQYWPKQVVASVGNLVYYNSVDFGGHFPSLDNVAALAEDVRQVGKYYK; from the exons ATGGGCGATATATATTTTGCTGAGATGGCGACGCGA CCCAATACCCTTGGTCTTGCATTATATGATAACCCTATCGGACAATTATCTTGGCTAGCTGAAAAGTTCATTCTCT GGTCCGACCCTAGGCGAGGAACCGGCCCTTCGACACTAACAAACAATGAGATTCTAAAACATGTTTCATTGTACTATCTTTCAAAGACATTCATTACAGCGTCCTATATTTACGAGCAAAATCCTACGGTCCTTTCCAGCGCTTACCCATACCGCAAAGCAAAGACTAGCAGTCCGCTGCTCTTTACAGATTTTCCGTACAACATCCAGTATTGGCCTAAGCAAGTCGTGGCATCTGTCGGAAACTTGGTCTATTACAATT CTGTTGATTTTGGCGGTCATTTTCCATCGTTGGATAATGTAGCTGCGCTGGCAGAGGACGTTAGACAAGTTGGAAAATATTACAAATAA
- a CDS encoding uncharacterized protein (EggNog:ENOG41~TransMembrane:1 (i113-131o)): protein MVNPGHASKGCTTCKLRRIRCDYGRPFCLQCTKSKRICLGYDFQAKISHNKPGHQNAALMLHPLAATCQLTGLCPLPGLSLSKADDSAAQSCIVAPLVWDKFDRQSRVDREHLRMMVWSMLGTLSIAFYSLQQSVQTKEARKELLQRYGSATRQLREALTIWPCSSALLIPVFHFSLYEMIVNLDPADKTWQTHLSGLLSILQQIPDNNIRFTLVKAVRISDSVTNIHKALESSTVDGLQRACLLLDIIKLQLRKLDADLDAITSSSPRPLRKLDMQKLQVSMKRIRKHLDIFPLMICDRFSSTTVHIGQSGFYPVSQTDKRSQNNFTDDAFMIQWIQFYTLQIMTSAVLLKIGSFLHPDATYQGKREFKALSHIIQEAGEGICSITASYIGLCSQTARDRLEMSKIKTTQAFLLIWPLFCVSTAPGLTDGQQSWAREVLWAIGEQLSIPKALSLACSSGETIGQSDILAGILLVNLLSVLPNPTFI from the exons ATGGTCAATCCGGGTCACGCCAGTAAAGGATGCACCACCTGCAAACTGAGGCGGATTCGATGCGACTATGGACGTCCGTTTTGCCTCCAATGCACAAAGTCTAAACGAATTTGTTTGGGCTATGATTTCCAGGCGAAGATCTCTCACAACAAGCCTGGTCATCAAAATGCCGCTCTAATGCTACATCCTTTAGCTGCTACATGCCAGTTGACTGGATTGTGTCCTCTACCAGGTCTCAGTCTTTCGAAGGCAGATGACAGCGCAGCTCAGTCATGTATTGTGGCTCCACTCGTTTGGGACAAATTTGATAGACAATCAAGAGTTGATAGAGAGCATCTTCGCATGATGGTGTGGTCTATGCTGGGGACACTGAGTATCGCCTTCTATTCACTTCAGCAGTCTGTGCAGACCAAGGAAGCACGCAAAGAGCTGCTTCAAAGATATGGCTCTGCTACAAGGCAGCTTAGAGAGGCTCTTACTATTTGGCCATGTTCGTCGGCCTTATTAATCCCAgttttccatttctctttatACGAG ATGATCGTCAATCTGGATCCAGCAGACAAAACATGGCAGACCCATCTTAGTGGTCTGTTGAGTATACTTCAGCAAATACCCGACAACAACATACGATTCACCTTGGTCAAAGCAGTACGGATTTCAGATTCAGTAACCAACATTCACAAAGCCTTAGAGTCATCAACGGTAGATGGCTTGCAGAGAGCGTGCTTGCTGCTAGATATCATTAAGCTTCAGCTTCGTAAGCTGGACGCCGACCTTGATGCTATTACGAGCAGTTCACCGCGGCCCTTGCGGAAACTAGACATGCAGAAATTGCAAGTATCAATGAAGCGTATTCGCAAACATTTGGATATATTTCCTCTCATGATTTGCGATCGATTCAGTTCTACAACGGTTCACATTGGCCAGAGTGGCTTTTACCCGGTCAGCCAGACGGATAAAAGATCTCAAAATAACTTTACAGATG ACGCATTTATGATTCAATGGATTCAGTTTTATACTTTACAAATAATGACATCTGCTGTGTTACTCAAAATCGGAAGTTTCCTTCATCCAGACGCGACTTATCAGGGCAAAAGAGAATTTAAAGCACTATCGCACATTATACAAGAAGCGGGTGAGGGAATCTGCTCTATTACCGCGTCCTATATTGGGCTATGCTCCCAGACAGCACGAGACCGTCTTGAAATGTCAAAGATCAAAACGACGCAAGCTTTTCTCTTGATCTGGCCTCTGTTCTGCGTCTCTACGGCTCCCGGCCTGACAGACGGCCAACAGAGCTGGGCTAGAGAAGTACTTTGGGCTATTGGAGAACAACTCTCAATCCCTAAAGCGCTGTCATTG GCATGCTCAAGTGGAGAGACTATTGGACAATCCGATATATTGGCAGGTATCCTCCTTGTCAACCTCTTATCCGTCTTACCAAATCCCACCTTTATATAG
- a CDS encoding uncharacterized protein (TransMembrane:1 (o6-31i)), producing MHSSDIFASIGVIAVAAFAFKVASAGAVYLLPSNLKRYAHDSADGRPPWALVTGASDGIGRAFADELALRGFNVVLHGRNQAKLDAVKSELQKRHPGRAFRTLIADASTVQCTSCLQAGEAQARHSLDFNAIKDALQDVHLTVLINNAGGGSTNPVYLPLGDCSEQRITDNVSVNALFPLHLIRLLLPHLAQNSPALIMNISSMADAGFPMLASYGASKQFLMTLTRAINLEFALLGQTGIECLGVRVGNVTSVSHNKESPSLFTPTAETMARAALDRAGHGHVVVTGHWAHALQGASLTLLPSFMANKIMVNAIRVRREAELKSS from the coding sequence ATGCACTCCTCCGATATCTTTGCCTCCATCGGCGTAATCGCTGTTGCCGCCTTCGCCTTCAAAGTTGCTTCCGCCGGCGCAGTCTACCTCCTCCCCTCAAACCTCAAGCGATATGCCCATGATTCAGCTGATGGCCGCCCTCCGTGGGCGCTGGTGACGGGAGCATCAGACGGCATTGGGCGCGCTTTTGCTGACGAGCTGGCGCTGCGAGGCTTCAATGTGGTCCTCCACGGCCGTAATCAGGCAAAGCTCGACGCGGTCAAATCTGAGCTGCAAAAGAGACATCCCGGAAGAGCGTTTCGGACTCTGATCGCGGACGCTAGCACGGTGCAATGTACGAGTTGCCTGCAGGCCGGAGAAGCCCAAGCGCGACACTCGCTCGATTTCAATGCCATCAAAGACGCGCTTCAAGACGTGCATCTCACAGTCCTAATCAACAACGCGGGCGGCGGCTCTACAAATCCCGTCTACCTCCCACTGGGCGACTGTTCTGAGCAGCGTATCACTGACAACGTCAGTGTCAATGCATTGTTTCCCCTGCATCTGATTCGCCTCCTGCTCCCACACCTGGCACAAAACTCACCGGCGCTGATAATGAACATCAGCTCTATGGCTGACGCAGGATTTCCCATGCTGGCTTCTTATGGCGCGAGCAAGCAGTTTCTAATGACCTTGACGCGTGCTATAAACTTGGAATTCGCATTATTGGGGCAAACTGGCATTGAGTGCCTTGGCGTCCGTGTTGGTAACGTTACAAGTGTATCACACAACAAAGAATCTCCTTCGCTTTTCACGCCAACAGCCGAGACGATGGCGCGAGCCGCTCTGGATCGAGCTGGCCACGGGCATGTGGTTGTAACCGGACACTGGGCACATGCGCTACAGGGGGCTAGTTTGACGCTTCTGCCTTCGTTTATGGCGAACAAGATCATGGTTAATGCTATCCGCGTGAGGAGAGAGGCCGAGCTCAAGTCAAGCTAG
- a CDS encoding uncharacterized protein (EggNog:ENOG41~TransMembrane:14 (o185-207i227-246o261-281i325-351o363-385i397-419o474-496i571-592o598-619i680-700o750-768i780-802o822-839i851-873o)) produces MGSQEEYIDNSVERDTSSPERPIDEKTAYPSTVHDVDDGVHDLAEKLGDRAGGTAPIDDIEYVMDKIETLTVQECKDIIAVLLKDHEYDYNFSNAQREKLAALAEGPSDGQDPEEWELELKTETAINKFYSPYPEVRAITTPTDDPNIPCETIRAHLLGYMWAVLAQFTNSLFNSRFPSITLTSAVAQILLYPCGLLLALVLPDWGFTVRGQRISLNPGPWSYKEQMLATIIIDVGLTSAYCFWNIQTQTVYYKDKWLTPGYGILLLLSTQLMGLGFSGLLRRFVVYPAEAIWPNILPTVALNRALLVPEKEEVIHGWRISRYKFFFIVFCAMFVYFWLPDFIFPALSYFAWMTWIAPNNFNLNIITGSTVGLGFNPISTFDWNVISTYSLPLAYPFFAYFQQFLGTLLGGLIIIALYWSNVNWSAYLPINSSGIFDNTGQSYNITRVVDPNNGFLNETAYQEYSPAFYSAGNLLLYGAFFAFYPLTMVFILLDAWRPLLKAYKSTARAAIDSISKTFVGVKNATVSLAKGRVREAGGHLADILKDESSIYDGFDDPLTQLMRNYPEVPDWWFLIIALIAFIFAIVIVAHWPQLNTPVWTVFFVIGLNLVFLIPMSYLYSISGTTEGLNVVTELIVGYALPGHPEALMFVKAFGYNINGQADNYISDQKMGFYAKVPPRAMYRGQVLSAIITALVAYGVVQFADNDIAGICTPEQVSNFNCENGSQVYFSSSVVWGAIGPKRIFSQIYPTMKYTFLFGFLLALLWWGLKRFGSYAREGTRAVLPGFIFKPLNLVVFTPISWLKHVHPSLVINGMLLWAPLNLTYFTGGLYFSLAFMYYLKRYKTAWWEKYNYVLAAALTGGVAFSGIIIFFAVQYHPKSIDWWGVNVLGATIDGGAGRTALLTELPAKGYFGPDSWF; encoded by the exons ATGGGTTCCCAAGAAGAGTACATCGACAACTCCGTCGAGAGGGATACTTCTTCCCCTGAACGGCCTATTGATGAGAAGACGGCTTACCCTAGCACGGTCCACGATGTCGACGATGGCGTACATGATCTTGCCGAGAAGCTCGGTGATAGAGCTGGCGGCACGGCCCCAATAGATGATATCGAGTACGTTATGGACAAGATCGAGACATTGACTGTCCAGGAGTGCAAAGATATCATCGCAGTACTACTCAAAGATCACGAGTACGACTACAACTTCTCCAACGCCCAGCGCGAGAAGCTTGCAGCTTTGGCTGAGGGGCCCTCGGACGGACAAGATCCTGAAGAgtgggagctggagctcaAAACCGAGACGGCAATCAACAAGTTCTACTCGCCGTACCCCGAGGTGCGCGCTATTACGACGCCGACAGACGACCCTAACATTCCATGCGAAACTATTCGTGCCCATCTACTTGGCTATATGTGGGCGGTCCTCGCCCAGTTCACCAACTCGCTGTTCAACTCGCGTTTCCCATCAATCACGCTGACATCCGCCGTTGCGCAAATTCTCCTTTACCCATGCGGCCTGCTCCTTGCTCTGGTGTTGCCAGACTGGGGCTTCACCGTTCGCGGCCAAAGAATCTCGCTCAACCCAGGCCCGTGGTCGTACAAAGAACAGATGCTTGCCACAATCATTATTGATGTTGGACTTACATCGGCTTATTGCTTCTGGAATATCCAGACTCAGACCGTTTACTACAAGGACAAGTGGCTGACTCCCGGATATGgcattctgctgcttctgtcTACACAACTCATGGGCTTGGGATTCTCCGGCCTGCTCCGTCGCTTTGTCGTTTACCCAGCAGAGGCTATCTGGCCCAACATTCTGCCCACAGTGGCTCTGAACAGAGCATTGTTGGTCCCCGAAAAGGAGGAAGTCATTCACGGCTGGCGGATATCTCGCTACAagttcttcttcattgtctTCTGCGCCATGTTTGTATACTTTTGGCTTCCAGACTTCATTTTCCCGGCTCTCAGTTACTTCGCCTGGATGACGTGGATCGCACCCAACAACTTCAACCTAAACATCATTACTGGCTCTACAGTTGGTCTTGGATTCAATCCTATTTCGACTTTCGACTGGAACGTGATTTCCACCTACTCCCTCCCGCTTGCGTATCCATTCTTTGCATACTTCCAGCAGTTTCTGGGTACACTTTTGGGCGGACTGATTATTATTGCATTGTATTGGTCCAACGTCAATTGGTCGGCATACCTTCCTATCAACTCATCCGGCATCTTTGACAATACTGGCCAATCGTATAACATTACACGAGTTGTCGACCCCAACAATGGTTTCCTCAATGAAACTGCCTACCAAGAGTACTCCCCCGCTTTCTACAGCGCTGGAAACTTGCTTCTCTATGGCGCATTCTTTGCTTTCTACCCCCTAACAATGgtcttcatcttgcttgATGCTTGGCGACCGCTTCTCAAAGCTTACAAGTCGACGGCAAGGGCCGCCATTGACTCGATCAGCAAGACCTTTGTTGGTGTCAAGAATGCAACCGTGTCGCTTGCCAAGGGCAGGGTACGTGAAGCTGGTGGCCATCTGGCCGATATCCTCAAAGACGAGTCATCGATATACGACGGATTCGATGACCCGCTGACACAGCTGATGCGCAATTATCCTGAAGTGCCAGACTGGTGGTTCTTGATCATCGCACTGATTGCGttcatctttgccatcgTCATTGTAGCCCACTGGCCTCAGCTCAACACACCCGTTTGGACAGTCTTTTTCGTCATTGGATTGAACCTGGTGTTCCTTATTCCAATGTCCTACCTCTACTCAATCTCCGGCACAACTGAAGGACTCAACGTTGTCACGGAGTTGATTGTCGGTTACGCTCTGCCTGGTCACCCCGAGGCCCTGATGTTCGTCAAGGCCTTTGGATACAACATCAATGGACAAGCTGATAACTATATTTCGGACCAGAAGATGGGCTTCTACGCCAAGGTACCCCCGCGTGCCATGTACCGTGGCCAAGTATTGAGCGCCATCATCACTGCCCTTGTTGCATACGGCGTTGTGCAATTTGCTGACAACGATATTGCTGGCATTTGTACTCCAGAGCAAGTCTCCAACTTCAACTGTGAAAACGGATCACAAGTATATTTCTCGTCGTCTGTTGTTTGG GGTGCAATCGGTCCCAAGAGAATTTTCAGCCAGATCTATCCGACCATGAAATACACATTCCTCTTTGGCTTCCTGCTCGCCCTCCTGTGGTGGGGCCTTAAGCGCTTTGGATCCTACGCTCGCGAGGGAACCAGGGCTGTGTTGCCGGGATTCATCTTCAAGCCTCTTAACCTGGTTGTTTTCACACCCATTTCATGGCTCAAGCACGTACACCCTTCGCTGGTAATCAACGGAATGCTTTTGTGGGCGCCTCTCAACCTCACATACTTTACTGGCGGCCTTTACTTCTCTCTCGCGTTCATGTATTATCTGAAGAGATACAAGACCGCGTGGTGGGAAAAGTATAACTATGTATTGGCTGCCGCCCTCACCGGTGGAGTCGCGTTTTCGggaatcatcatcttctttgctgtGCAATATCACCCGAAGTCTATTGACTGGTGGGGTGTTAATGTTCTTGGGGCAACGATTGATGGTGGCGCTGGACGTACAGCTCTGCTCACCGAACTGCCTGCAAAGGGCTACTTTGGCCCTGACTCATGGTTTTAG